Proteins encoded in a region of the Agarivorans sp. Alg241-V36 genome:
- a CDS encoding GGDEF domain-containing protein, with translation MVVDGLTYFILTTLVTVVSAVVLTLIRVFHGQKTALDCWIIASYTQVCALLIVLLSREPSATEILLQNTLFAGSFLLIVAGHHHYLKLGFNRNLLSIVLLLYCGLMFYFISIEPSSQSRITLFSSTVALCCFYCAYLYFRYWRQQRNNALWLVIGLYLFFGTCLLLRVYITMQHTPQNQRLLLGVPTILSLAIFAGNALQTYVFYFLLHWRQIIQLEQLANYDVTGAMRRSYFLKQLEKMTKRAQFSGGEISVVFIDLDRFKSINDDYGHDNGDLALMHFSEIALDNLRVGDLFGRFGGEEFVIALNGANAQQANALANRIRIQLNQKALKTSKGKLYMSASFGVASNLDTQDLSQLIKQADEAMYQAKRQGGNKVNLYTFSESTSG, from the coding sequence ATGGTTGTAGATGGACTCACATACTTTATTTTAACCACCTTAGTTACGGTGGTATCGGCAGTTGTGCTTACTCTTATTCGAGTATTTCACGGCCAAAAAACCGCACTAGATTGTTGGATTATCGCCTCCTACACCCAAGTGTGCGCCTTACTGATTGTGCTGTTATCCAGAGAACCCTCAGCTACCGAGATCCTATTACAAAACACCCTATTTGCCGGCTCATTTCTGCTTATTGTGGCCGGCCATCATCATTACTTAAAGCTAGGTTTTAATCGCAACCTACTATCGATAGTACTGCTGCTATATTGCGGGTTGATGTTCTATTTCATATCTATCGAGCCTTCCAGCCAATCGCGCATCACCTTGTTCTCTAGCACCGTGGCCTTATGCTGCTTTTACTGTGCCTATCTGTATTTCCGCTATTGGCGCCAGCAACGCAATAACGCCTTATGGCTGGTGATTGGCTTGTATTTGTTTTTTGGTACTTGTTTACTGCTTAGGGTTTACATCACTATGCAGCATACTCCGCAAAACCAAAGGCTGCTGCTAGGCGTACCCACGATACTTTCTTTGGCTATATTTGCCGGTAATGCTTTGCAAACCTACGTATTTTACTTTTTGCTGCACTGGCGACAAATCATTCAATTAGAGCAACTGGCCAATTACGATGTCACTGGGGCAATGCGTCGCAGCTATTTTTTAAAACAACTGGAAAAAATGACCAAGCGTGCCCAGTTTTCTGGTGGTGAGATTAGCGTGGTATTTATCGATTTGGATCGCTTTAAAAGCATCAATGACGACTATGGCCACGACAACGGCGACTTAGCCTTAATGCACTTTTCTGAGATTGCCCTAGATAACCTACGAGTCGGCGATTTATTTGGCCGTTTTGGCGGCGAGGAGTTTGTAATAGCGCTAAACGGGGCCAACGCTCAGCAAGCTAATGCTTTAGCCAACAGGATCCGTATTCAACTCAATCAGAAGGCGCTAAAAACCAGTAAGGGTAAGCTCTATATGAGTGCCAGTTTTGGCGTCGCCTCTAATCTAGACACTCAGGATTTATCGCAGCTAATCAAACAGGCCGATGAAGCAATGTACCAAGCCAAACGCCAAGGCGGCAATAAGGTCAACTTGTACACTTTCAGCGAAAGCACCAGTGGCTAA
- a CDS encoding Xaa-Pro peptidase family protein, whose product MTIGVGGSSASEQLVALSDMTNGISGISNSEYQQRQQRACQLMQQQGISAIYLNAGTNLYYFTGLKWSASERMVGALLCADGQLHYIAPYFEQDSLNDFMLIEAPFHGWHEHQSPYQLFQSLCTSLKLAGNIAVDPSAAFFLVDGLIKANPQIQFVNGDIITQTCRAIKSAAEIALLQHAKNMTMEVQKAAAKILRPGISTSEVTEFINQAHQKVGASGSSFCIVLFGLASSFPHGVKEPQILQETDWVLIDTGCLLHGYNSDITRSYAFGEASEQQRQAWQSEHKAQQAAFAAAQIDASCASVDAAARQSLEADGYGPDYALPGLPHRTGHGCGLDIHEGPYLVAGDNTPLAPGMVFSNEPMLVIPEHFGVRLEDHFYIGEEGPVWFTQPSPSVDDPFGYQLS is encoded by the coding sequence ATGACCATAGGGGTGGGCGGCAGTTCGGCCAGTGAACAATTGGTAGCGTTAAGCGATATGACTAACGGTATAAGTGGTATTAGCAACAGCGAATACCAACAACGCCAGCAACGGGCATGTCAGTTAATGCAGCAACAAGGCATAAGCGCCATTTACTTAAACGCCGGCACTAACTTGTACTATTTTACCGGCCTAAAATGGAGCGCCAGTGAGCGCATGGTGGGAGCGTTATTATGTGCCGATGGGCAATTGCACTATATCGCCCCGTATTTTGAGCAAGACTCCTTAAACGACTTCATGTTAATTGAAGCGCCTTTCCATGGCTGGCACGAACACCAAAGCCCTTATCAGTTATTTCAAAGCCTTTGTACAAGCCTAAAACTAGCAGGAAACATTGCAGTAGATCCAAGTGCCGCATTCTTTCTAGTCGATGGGCTAATTAAAGCCAATCCGCAAATTCAGTTTGTGAATGGCGATATTATTACTCAAACTTGCCGCGCTATAAAGTCAGCAGCTGAAATTGCTTTATTGCAGCATGCCAAAAACATGACCATGGAGGTGCAAAAGGCTGCAGCAAAAATTTTGCGCCCAGGCATTAGCACCAGCGAAGTGACCGAGTTCATCAACCAAGCTCACCAAAAAGTAGGTGCTAGCGGCTCGTCTTTTTGCATTGTTCTATTTGGCTTGGCCAGTTCATTTCCACATGGAGTGAAAGAGCCGCAAATTTTACAAGAAACCGACTGGGTATTAATTGATACCGGCTGCCTGCTGCACGGCTATAATTCTGACATTACTCGCAGCTATGCCTTTGGTGAAGCTAGCGAGCAGCAGCGCCAAGCATGGCAAAGTGAACATAAAGCGCAACAGGCTGCCTTTGCCGCAGCACAAATTGATGCAAGTTGTGCCAGCGTAGATGCTGCCGCTCGTCAATCGCTCGAAGCCGATGGCTATGGCCCTGATTACGCCTTACCCGGTTTACCACATCGTACAGGACATGGCTGTGGCCTAGATATTCACGAAGGTCCATACCTAGTAGCGGGCGACAATACCCCACTAGCCCCCGGCATGGTGTTTAGCAACGAACCGATGTTAGTGATCCCAGAACACTTTGGGGTTCGCCTAGAAGATCACTTTTATATTGGTGAAGAAGGGCCAGTTTGGTTTACCCAACCAAGCCCAAGCGTTGATGACCCTTTCGGCTATCAACTCAGTTAA
- a CDS encoding NUDIX hydrolase, with the protein MQQQSLLKWHCFEVTREQQKLPNQQQKTITTLRHPGAVVVLAINDAGNIVMERQYRTAIKDWLIELPAGTIEAHEQSEAGILDCAKRELQEEVNLVAEQWYNLGKLYPAPGFCDEIQYLFLAKQLSHQQGQCDEDEFIEVFEMSIEEFELGIVDGKINDAKTIACYSRAKLAGLLG; encoded by the coding sequence ATGCAACAACAAAGCCTACTCAAATGGCATTGCTTTGAGGTCACTCGCGAGCAACAAAAGTTGCCCAATCAACAGCAAAAAACCATCACTACACTTCGCCACCCTGGTGCCGTGGTGGTATTGGCAATCAATGATGCTGGGAATATTGTTATGGAGCGTCAATATCGCACAGCCATAAAAGACTGGTTGATAGAACTCCCCGCCGGAACTATAGAAGCTCACGAACAAAGCGAAGCAGGAATACTTGATTGCGCTAAACGAGAATTGCAAGAAGAAGTTAATTTGGTTGCCGAGCAATGGTACAACTTAGGTAAGCTTTACCCTGCCCCGGGATTTTGCGATGAAATACAGTATTTATTTCTGGCTAAACAGCTATCACACCAGCAAGGTCAGTGTGATGAAGATGAGTTTATTGAAGTGTTTGAAATGAGTATTGAAGAATTTGAATTAGGCATCGTTGATGGCAAAATCAACGACGCCAAAACTATTGCTTGTTATAGCCGAGCTAAACTCGCGGGCTTGCTAGGCTAA
- a CDS encoding PACE efflux transporter: MRQTSDRIRHAIGFELVGLLGAMPLLALLFGVDPMHSGAMGLFFSIIATGWNYFYNRWFDTYLFNRQGHSDKSQKQRIYHALGFELGLLLITIPVMAWWLNVSLLEALVMDAAMIIYYLFFAYFYNLAYDKLFPIGKASQQLTSA, from the coding sequence ATGAGACAAACATCCGATAGAATTCGTCATGCCATAGGTTTTGAGTTAGTAGGTTTATTAGGTGCTATGCCTTTGTTGGCGCTGCTGTTCGGTGTAGACCCAATGCATTCGGGTGCGATGGGCCTGTTCTTCTCTATTATTGCCACCGGCTGGAATTATTTTTATAACCGCTGGTTTGATACCTATTTGTTTAATCGCCAAGGACACAGTGACAAAAGCCAAAAGCAGCGTATTTATCATGCCTTGGGCTTTGAGTTAGGTTTATTGCTTATCACCATTCCTGTTATGGCTTGGTGGCTAAACGTAAGTTTGCTTGAAGCACTGGTGATGGACGCGGCCATGATCATCTACTATTTGTTCTTTGCTTACTTTTATAACTTGGCCTACGACAAGCTATTTCCAATTGGCAAAGCCAGCCAGCAGCTTACTAGCGCTTAG
- a CDS encoding helix-turn-helix transcriptional regulator encodes MDSSELDGIATGSFEFKDINEREYRLMQIERVESLLAYCKLNRNQLAKISGISKTALYNKLDKDGNANFSQIELFKIAKALDLSVVYLLPLSQQERELVKGSPVPASSLRFVDDMLGARRDDIEFLHGVHKLFKEYIQQRKS; translated from the coding sequence ATGGACAGTTCAGAATTAGACGGCATTGCCACCGGTAGCTTTGAATTTAAAGACATCAACGAGCGTGAATATCGCTTAATGCAAATTGAGCGGGTTGAATCTTTGCTAGCCTACTGCAAACTCAATCGCAACCAATTGGCCAAGATAAGTGGTATTTCAAAAACCGCTCTCTATAACAAGCTAGATAAAGACGGTAACGCTAACTTTAGCCAAATAGAGCTGTTCAAAATCGCCAAAGCGCTAGATTTAAGTGTGGTGTATCTACTGCCACTATCCCAGCAGGAACGCGAACTAGTGAAAGGTTCACCAGTACCCGCCAGCAGCTTACGTTTTGTAGACGATATGTTGGGTGCACGGCGCGACGATATCGAGTTTTTGCATGGGGTTCATAAGCTGTTTAAGGAATACATTCAACAACGTAAAAGCTGA
- the recD gene encoding exodeoxyribonuclease V subunit alpha: MTSSLENAERPLSVIDWLANLKQQGQISALDFHFAKSFASSEQADVLMVAAALVSNELQAGHVCIDMPSLAKRCELLGACPLIGATDSEFWKVQLSASSALMQPPLSSGAKPLVLQYGRLYLYRYWHYEQQIADYFGESSLTSDYSLEKIQLYSEQLFNPDWQMLLQAKAAYSAEQMAWYAQQFLDINDANLLNNAEFLQQLAAIEQELELQSLVGHIANASKINWQKLAALQACYQPRLVISGGPGTGKTTTVTRLLALLQTLQLDAGKAALNIQLVAPTGKAAARLSESIIGAKQQLNASEAAIATIPEQASTIHRLLGVIPGRAEFRHHADNPLSLDMLVVDEASMIDMPLMVKLLAAMPKQARIILLGDKDQLASVEAGAVLGDLCAFIELGYSPNLLNNLQASSGFALGAWRAEQPLAIADKLCLLRKSYRFDAHSGIGLLAAAVNQGHVKNSLALLASQRADLPYQALTQDSYKDLLEQCALAYQPYLEALQQGQPMEQVFAKFHQFQLLVALRNGDLGVNGLNQRIEKRLNQQGFITLPKAADSLWYAGRPVMIEQNDHEQKLYNGDIGICAQDESGQLMVAFESANGLRWLLPSRLPAHQSVYAMTVHKSQGSEFKQVCMLLPPAAQALVNRELLYTAITRAKSRFSLYADAESVSAACRNKTQRRSGLAEHLAK, translated from the coding sequence ATGACTAGTTCGCTGGAAAATGCAGAGCGCCCTTTAAGCGTTATAGATTGGCTCGCTAACTTGAAGCAACAGGGGCAAATTAGCGCCTTAGATTTTCACTTTGCTAAGTCCTTTGCTAGTAGCGAACAGGCTGATGTATTAATGGTGGCCGCAGCATTGGTAAGTAATGAGCTGCAAGCAGGTCACGTTTGTATAGATATGCCCAGTTTAGCCAAGCGCTGTGAACTGCTGGGGGCTTGCCCCTTAATTGGCGCTACTGATAGTGAGTTTTGGAAGGTGCAACTGAGTGCCTCAAGTGCGCTTATGCAGCCGCCGTTATCTAGTGGTGCTAAGCCACTGGTGCTGCAATATGGGCGTTTATATTTGTATCGATATTGGCATTATGAGCAGCAAATAGCGGACTATTTCGGTGAAAGTTCATTAACGAGTGACTACTCCTTAGAAAAAATCCAACTCTACTCAGAGCAGCTATTTAACCCTGATTGGCAGATGTTGTTACAGGCAAAAGCGGCTTATTCTGCTGAGCAGATGGCTTGGTATGCTCAGCAGTTCTTAGATATAAATGACGCTAACTTGCTTAATAATGCCGAGTTTTTGCAGCAATTAGCGGCAATTGAACAAGAATTAGAGCTACAGAGTTTGGTAGGGCATATTGCCAATGCCAGCAAAATTAACTGGCAAAAATTGGCTGCCTTACAAGCCTGTTATCAACCGCGCTTGGTGATTAGCGGTGGGCCGGGTACCGGTAAAACCACCACCGTGACCCGTTTATTGGCTTTGTTGCAAACGTTGCAGCTTGATGCTGGAAAAGCAGCCTTAAACATTCAGCTGGTGGCTCCAACCGGTAAAGCTGCGGCGCGTTTAAGTGAGTCGATCATTGGTGCAAAGCAGCAACTTAATGCCAGCGAAGCGGCTATTGCAACAATCCCTGAGCAGGCATCCACTATTCACCGATTGCTGGGCGTTATTCCGGGGCGCGCAGAGTTTCGTCATCACGCCGATAATCCATTGAGCTTAGATATGTTGGTAGTAGATGAAGCTTCGATGATTGATATGCCGCTAATGGTTAAGCTATTGGCTGCTATGCCAAAGCAAGCGCGGATTATTTTGTTGGGCGATAAAGATCAGTTGGCTTCAGTAGAGGCGGGGGCGGTGCTGGGAGATTTATGCGCCTTTATCGAACTGGGTTATAGCCCAAACTTACTTAACAACTTACAAGCCAGTAGTGGATTTGCTCTTGGTGCGTGGCGCGCCGAGCAGCCTTTAGCGATTGCCGACAAATTGTGTTTATTGCGCAAAAGCTATCGCTTTGATGCTCATTCAGGCATTGGTTTGTTGGCTGCTGCAGTTAACCAAGGACATGTGAAAAACTCCTTGGCCTTGCTTGCATCGCAACGGGCCGATCTACCTTATCAAGCACTGACTCAAGACAGCTATAAAGATTTGTTAGAACAATGCGCCTTGGCCTATCAACCTTATTTGGAAGCCTTGCAACAAGGACAGCCGATGGAACAAGTATTTGCAAAGTTTCATCAGTTTCAGTTGCTGGTCGCGCTACGTAATGGTGATTTGGGAGTAAATGGGCTTAACCAGCGCATTGAAAAACGGCTTAACCAGCAAGGCTTTATCACACTGCCCAAAGCTGCCGATAGCCTTTGGTATGCCGGAAGACCAGTGATGATTGAGCAAAATGATCATGAGCAGAAACTGTATAACGGTGATATTGGTATTTGTGCGCAGGATGAAAGCGGGCAGTTGATGGTGGCGTTTGAATCGGCCAATGGTTTGCGCTGGTTATTGCCAAGCCGCTTGCCTGCTCACCAAAGCGTTTACGCGATGACTGTGCACAAAAGCCAAGGTAGTGAATTTAAACAGGTTTGTATGTTGCTGCCGCCAGCAGCTCAGGCATTGGTGAACCGTGAGCTGCTTTATACGGCTATTACTCGAGCGAAAAGCCGTTTTAGCCTATATGCCGATGCGGAAAGCGTTAGTGCTGCGTGTAGGAATAAGACTCAGCGGCGCTCGGGCTTGGCAGAGCACTTGGCTAAGTGA
- the recB gene encoding exodeoxyribonuclease V subunit beta translates to MSELKQTNHINGQKTEQQTSPVNNNLDVFTFPLNGSRLIEASAGTGKTYTIGALVLRLLLGHYRQPEQGFSQAGGFSPLNIEQILVVTFTEAATQELRGRIRERIHEARIAFLRGQSDDFFIGQLLEEIEDHPQAAQRLLLAEQNMDQAAVFTIHGFCQRMLKQHAFESGLPFEMEFLTNEIHLRLQAVQDSWRQRFYPLPVPLVGRIVQCWASPYDLHQEISGLLNQSHFELKGVPQEQDLERFFAQQISRIENFKQLWKPAAAEIAELIETAPLNGNKFRKASVAKWLGLIDQFANSPTDSDFLSKALREALGKFTPENLANGVKAKGAPPQHLAFNAIEALFDEEQNIKNLLLAQLLPQIRQRFSELKQQQQLLSFDDLLSGLAKALKAPQGEVLASQIAELYPVAMIDEFQDTDPQQYQIFSQLYIDRPDTALMLIGDPKQAIYGFRGADIFTYMQARNKVTARYNLPTNWRSTGAMVEACNQLFECHARPFIFDEAIEFIPVDANKAQLSGLTLKGEQQAAMQFLYQQNAEFVRGEDYLVGQAQLCAQQIQLLLEAGQQGQATLGDQGKAVQAGDIAVLVRTRREGEKVAAALAKQNIASVSLSNRDSVFESAEAYQFYLQLLACQEPHNDRKLRAALASKILGLGLAELDELNTDERSWQRYSQEYNEYQQLWYSQGVLAMFYRWMSQRGISERWINQSDNYGERLLTNLMHLAELLQNQSAELDGEAALMRWFAEQLLEPDGNADDQQLRLESDANLVQIVTIHKSKGLEYPIVMLPFILGYREASEALYHQDERFILDLDGSEEAMEAACQERLAEDLRLLYVAVTRAVYCCYLGVADLKKGNAKKGDTDVHQSALGYLLQKNQPQPAGALVAILDNLSQRPFISWQNVSEQALTPFSPISEADQSFAARSFTAQLNRNWWLTSYSALSRHQGHSAGFDASSDMAWLDEAEGLSAEASQVEQQQALTIFDFPRGAEAGTFLHLLFEEVDFQADLATIPQAIAPLLQASSYNQLDPQGELLWLAPLTEMFQQVCATPLDDAGSAEPYSLSQLAPAQRLVEMEFFLPIADLQANQVNQLIRAFDPLSRQAKPLDFASVQGMLKGFIDLVYQHDGRYYVLDYKSNYLGAEVSEYQQQAMIEAMVEHRYDFQYQLYSLALHRWLGQRIPDYDYEQHFGGVYYLFLRGMAGEEAELAMQSEQQNGVYFSRPEPQFIDYLDQLFAGEDLKPTLAQLSQEGAKHD, encoded by the coding sequence ATGTCTGAACTTAAGCAAACTAATCACATAAACGGCCAAAAAACTGAGCAACAAACTAGCCCTGTGAATAATAACTTAGATGTTTTTACCTTTCCCTTAAATGGCTCGCGTTTGATTGAGGCCAGTGCTGGTACCGGTAAAACCTACACTATTGGCGCTTTGGTATTGCGCTTGCTGTTGGGCCATTATCGCCAGCCGGAGCAAGGCTTTAGTCAAGCAGGTGGTTTTAGTCCACTAAACATTGAGCAAATCTTGGTGGTGACATTTACCGAGGCGGCGACCCAAGAACTACGTGGTCGCATTCGCGAAAGAATACATGAAGCACGCATTGCCTTTTTGCGTGGCCAAAGTGATGACTTCTTCATTGGCCAATTGCTGGAAGAGATAGAAGATCACCCTCAAGCTGCCCAGCGTTTGTTACTGGCCGAGCAAAACATGGATCAAGCGGCGGTGTTTACCATTCATGGCTTTTGCCAACGAATGTTGAAGCAGCATGCTTTTGAGTCGGGCCTGCCATTTGAAATGGAGTTTCTCACCAACGAAATCCACCTAAGGCTGCAAGCGGTGCAAGACAGTTGGCGCCAGCGTTTTTATCCTTTGCCAGTGCCATTGGTGGGGCGAATAGTGCAATGTTGGGCTAGCCCTTACGACTTGCATCAAGAGATTTCTGGCTTGCTTAACCAAAGTCATTTTGAGCTAAAAGGCGTGCCACAAGAGCAAGATTTGGAACGTTTTTTTGCTCAGCAAATTAGCCGCATAGAGAACTTTAAACAGCTGTGGAAACCGGCTGCAGCCGAGATTGCCGAACTCATCGAAACTGCACCATTAAATGGCAATAAATTCCGTAAGGCTTCGGTAGCAAAGTGGCTTGGCTTGATCGACCAGTTTGCCAATTCGCCCACCGACAGCGACTTTTTAAGTAAGGCGCTTCGAGAGGCCCTAGGTAAATTTACCCCAGAGAATTTGGCCAATGGGGTAAAAGCCAAAGGCGCTCCGCCGCAGCACCTGGCGTTTAACGCGATAGAAGCCTTATTTGATGAAGAACAGAACATTAAAAACTTGCTGCTGGCGCAACTATTACCGCAAATCCGTCAGCGTTTTAGTGAGCTAAAACAGCAGCAACAATTGTTGAGCTTCGACGATTTACTTTCCGGCTTAGCTAAGGCTCTTAAAGCCCCTCAAGGTGAGGTTTTGGCTAGCCAAATCGCTGAGCTTTACCCAGTGGCAATGATCGACGAGTTCCAAGATACCGATCCACAGCAGTATCAGATTTTCTCTCAACTATATATCGATAGGCCAGATACTGCGTTAATGTTAATTGGTGACCCCAAACAGGCTATTTATGGCTTCCGTGGCGCGGATATCTTCACTTACATGCAAGCGCGCAACAAGGTTACCGCACGTTATAACTTGCCGACTAACTGGCGCTCAACTGGAGCAATGGTGGAAGCGTGCAATCAATTATTTGAGTGCCATGCACGGCCTTTTATTTTTGATGAAGCCATTGAGTTTATCCCCGTTGATGCTAACAAAGCACAGTTAAGTGGCTTAACACTTAAGGGTGAGCAGCAAGCCGCTATGCAGTTTTTGTATCAGCAAAATGCTGAGTTTGTGCGTGGCGAAGACTATCTTGTTGGTCAAGCCCAACTGTGTGCCCAGCAAATTCAACTTTTGTTAGAAGCCGGGCAGCAGGGGCAGGCTACTCTTGGTGACCAAGGAAAAGCGGTGCAAGCTGGTGATATTGCAGTATTGGTACGCACTCGTCGCGAAGGTGAGAAAGTGGCCGCAGCATTGGCCAAACAAAACATTGCTAGCGTGAGTTTGTCTAACCGCGATAGCGTGTTTGAAAGCGCCGAAGCTTATCAATTTTATTTACAGTTACTGGCCTGCCAAGAGCCACATAACGATCGCAAACTTCGCGCGGCGTTAGCCAGTAAAATCCTTGGTTTAGGTTTGGCCGAGCTTGATGAGCTAAATACCGATGAGCGCAGTTGGCAGCGTTACTCTCAGGAATACAATGAATACCAGCAGCTTTGGTATAGCCAAGGCGTATTAGCAATGTTCTATCGCTGGATGAGCCAGCGAGGCATTAGTGAGCGCTGGATTAATCAAAGCGATAACTACGGTGAGCGCTTACTGACTAACTTAATGCACCTTGCAGAGCTCTTACAAAACCAAAGCGCGGAGTTAGACGGTGAGGCCGCCTTAATGCGCTGGTTTGCCGAACAGTTGCTGGAGCCAGATGGCAATGCCGATGATCAGCAATTGCGTTTAGAAAGTGATGCCAACTTGGTACAAATCGTCACTATTCACAAAAGTAAGGGCTTAGAATACCCCATTGTGATGTTGCCATTCATATTGGGCTATCGCGAAGCTAGCGAAGCCCTTTATCATCAAGATGAGCGCTTTATTCTTGATCTCGATGGCAGTGAAGAAGCCATGGAAGCAGCTTGCCAAGAACGTTTAGCAGAAGATTTGCGCCTGCTGTATGTAGCGGTGACTCGAGCGGTATATTGCTGCTATTTAGGCGTAGCAGATCTTAAAAAAGGTAATGCCAAAAAAGGTGATACCGATGTACACCAAAGTGCCTTAGGCTATTTGCTGCAAAAAAATCAGCCGCAACCCGCTGGTGCCTTAGTCGCCATTCTAGATAATTTGTCTCAGCGTCCTTTTATTAGTTGGCAAAATGTGAGTGAGCAAGCACTTACTCCATTCAGCCCTATTAGTGAAGCAGATCAAAGCTTTGCTGCCCGCAGTTTTACCGCTCAGCTTAATCGAAACTGGTGGCTAACCAGTTATTCTGCGCTTAGCCGTCATCAAGGGCATAGCGCTGGTTTTGATGCCAGTAGTGATATGGCTTGGTTAGATGAAGCCGAGGGTTTGAGTGCGGAGGCAAGCCAAGTAGAGCAGCAGCAAGCGCTAACTATTTTTGATTTTCCTCGCGGTGCAGAGGCCGGTACATTCTTACACTTATTGTTTGAGGAAGTGGATTTTCAGGCTGATTTAGCCACTATTCCACAAGCGATTGCTCCCCTATTGCAAGCATCTAGTTACAATCAGCTGGACCCACAAGGCGAACTGCTGTGGTTGGCGCCGCTAACAGAGATGTTCCAGCAGGTTTGTGCTACACCTTTGGATGATGCTGGAAGTGCCGAGCCATATTCATTGAGCCAGTTGGCTCCAGCACAAAGGTTGGTAGAGATGGAGTTTTTCTTACCTATTGCCGATCTGCAAGCCAATCAAGTTAACCAGCTGATTCGCGCTTTTGACCCATTGAGTCGCCAAGCCAAACCCTTAGATTTTGCCAGTGTGCAAGGCATGTTAAAGGGCTTTATAGATTTGGTGTATCAGCATGATGGACGTTATTACGTATTGGACTACAAGTCGAATTACCTAGGCGCTGAAGTAAGTGAGTACCAACAACAGGCAATGATAGAAGCCATGGTAGAGCATCGTTATGACTTTCAGTATCAACTGTATAGCTTGGCTCTACATCGCTGGTTGGGACAACGCATACCAGACTACGATTATGAGCAGCATTTTGGCGGTGTTTACTACTTATTCTTACGCGGCATGGCTGGGGAAGAGGCTGAACTAGCAATGCAAAGTGAACAGCAAAATGGCGTTTACTTTAGTCGGCCAGAGCCACAATTTATCGACTACCTTGACCAATTGTTTGCTGGTGAAGATCTTAAACCTACACTGGCACAACTAAGCCAAGAGGGGGCTAAACATGACTAG